The genomic region TGCTGTTACATTTATTATAGTCAGTTTTCTAGCCGGTGGTTTAACTAATGTCTATGGTAGCATTTTGTTAACACAAGTTATTGGTATCTTAATGCCGCCCGTGTTATTTATGTTTCTGAAAAAATATAACATTAAACAAAATTTTAGATTGCACAGCTTCAATCTTAAGCAATTTGTCTTAATTACCTTTGGAATAATAGCTGTATATCCTGTAGGAGTGTTTTTAAACGCAATTTTTCAATATGTTTTAATAGGTTTTGAAGTAGATTTACCCACTTCACCTATACCGAATATAGTAACTAGCAGTCATTTTTTAGTCGCTTTTATGTTTATCGCAGTTCTACCGGGAATTTGTGAAGAGGTTTTATTTAGGGGATTTATCATGCGAGGTTATGAAAAGTTTGGTGCAATAAAAGCTATCGCTATTTCTGCAGTTTTATTTGGGATGTTTCATTTTACTTTAACTAACTTGGCTGGACCTATTTTTTTAGGAGCAGTTATTGGTTATATAGTGATCGCTACCAGATCGCTTTTTGCTGGGATGTATGCACACGGGTTGAATAATGCCATTGCTTTAACGCTAATATATATAACATCTAATGGTGGACCTGTAGAAAATGAGGTTGTAACACAGGAGATGATGCTTACAGCTTTATATATATTAGCTGCAACGGCAATGCTCTGCGCTATAGCTGCATTCTTTATTTTGAGAACATTATCTGATAAAAGCTTAGATAATATAGAAAAGACACATAAAGATAGCGGCGAAGCAAAGCTAAACGTATTTGCGTTGATACCGATAGGAATTTTTGTTATTTTGTATCTGTTGGCCGCAGGTTAACTGGAGCCAGTAAAAGCCCGATTGTTAGTTTCATTATAGACCTAGGCGTAAAAGGAGGGGAAAAATTGCAAAAGATACTACTTATTTATAACCCTGTAGCGGGAACAGCTACTTTTAAAGATAGGCTTGATGAATTTATAGAGTTACTGCAAAAGAAAAACTTTGCTGTTACTGTTTATAGAACAAGAAAAGAGAAACATTGCGATCAGCTAGAATTTTTGTTAAGAGAAAATGAATTTTCGAAGGTGATAGTATCTGGTGGGGATGGGACTGTTAGCAAGGTCTTGCAGGCTATGCAGACTTCTTCTGGGAGTATTCCTTTAGCTATTTTGCCTTCAGGAACATCCAATGATTTTGCACGACACATAGGTATGGGAGAGGACTTAGAGGCTAATGTTGAGATTATAACTCAGGGCGAAACCATTAATTTAGATGTGGGGCAGATAAATGATAATTATTTTATCAATGTTGTTAGTATAGGCAGCTTACCTTCTATAGCTCACAAAACAGCTACTTTATACAAAAATAATTTGGGGGCGTTGGCATACTATCTTAAGGGAATAGGTCAGGTGCCCGCCTTTAAACCGTTTGATGTGACGTTAGAGTTTAATGGTAAACAAGTTTCTCAAAAAGCCTTTTTGATTTTAGTGTTAAATAGTGGTTGCGCTGGTGGTTTTAAGAGGCTAGCACCAAAAGCATCGCTGAGCGATGGGCTTTTTGATATCTTATTAATAAAAGATTGTAACTTAGGAGATAAGTTATCTCTTTTCTTAAAAGTTTTAAAAGGAGAGCATGATAGCGACCATAGATTAGAGTACTTTCAAACAGAGCGCGTTAAAATATCAGGAGATAAATCAGTGGATACTGATGTAGATGGAGAGCAAGGACCGGATTTACCTATCGACATATCTTTTTGTAAAAAAGTGCCACTAATAGTTAATAAAAATAAAGAAGCTATGCCCAAATAGGGGTATAGCTTCTTTTGGTTATAGGTTTTTTTCTGCCTTGATTTTATCTAAGACATCCTTAAATATTCTAGCAGTAAACCCCCAGATAACTTTATCTTGATACTGATAAAAATAAATAGGGTAATCTCCATGACTCCAATTATAGTTTTTGTTCTTATCTACTAATTCATATGGAAAATCATTTTTTGGAAGAGGCTTTACGTCCATGACAGAAAGCTGTGGTGTAAGTCTTAAAGCTTCATTTAACTCAATTGTGAAAACGGAGCTGACTTCATCTTTGTTTATATTAAGAGTTTGAGGATTTTTATATATTAATGCTAAAAAAGGGTATAAAACAGTGTTATATGGGCTAGCTAAAAAATCAAGCTGTCCCACTACTTTTACGTCTTTTTTATCAAGGCCTAACTCCTCACAAGTCTCACGGATTGCCCCTTCCTTTAT from Proteinivorax hydrogeniformans harbors:
- a CDS encoding type II CAAX endopeptidase family protein is translated as MHKLLKPIHSSWMLLAAAVTFIIVSFLAGGLTNVYGSILLTQVIGILMPPVLFMFLKKYNIKQNFRLHSFNLKQFVLITFGIIAVYPVGVFLNAIFQYVLIGFEVDLPTSPIPNIVTSSHFLVAFMFIAVLPGICEEVLFRGFIMRGYEKFGAIKAIAISAVLFGMFHFTLTNLAGPIFLGAVIGYIVIATRSLFAGMYAHGLNNAIALTLIYITSNGGPVENEVVTQEMMLTALYILAATAMLCAIAAFFILRTLSDKSLDNIEKTHKDSGEAKLNVFALIPIGIFVILYLLAAG
- a CDS encoding CoA pyrophosphatase, whose amino-acid sequence is MKVDITNVVAPFLDNRPKPLDTKKEFSIVVPIFVWEGKMSFLFQVRSMNLSRQPGQICFPGGALELKETIKEGAIRETCEELGLDKKDVKVVGQLDFLASPYNTVLYPFLALIYKNPQTLNINKDEVSSVFTIELNEALRLTPQLSVMDVKPLPKNDFPYELVDKNKNYNWSHGDYPIYFYQYQDKVIWGFTARIFKDVLDKIKAEKNL
- a CDS encoding YegS/Rv2252/BmrU family lipid kinase; its protein translation is MQKILLIYNPVAGTATFKDRLDEFIELLQKKNFAVTVYRTRKEKHCDQLEFLLRENEFSKVIVSGGDGTVSKVLQAMQTSSGSIPLAILPSGTSNDFARHIGMGEDLEANVEIITQGETINLDVGQINDNYFINVVSIGSLPSIAHKTATLYKNNLGALAYYLKGIGQVPAFKPFDVTLEFNGKQVSQKAFLILVLNSGCAGGFKRLAPKASLSDGLFDILLIKDCNLGDKLSLFLKVLKGEHDSDHRLEYFQTERVKISGDKSVDTDVDGEQGPDLPIDISFCKKVPLIVNKNKEAMPK